ttaatgatggtgttggagtcgtggatacatagggagtacaggaggggactaagcacacacccctgtgttGAGAGTCAGTGTGACCGAGGTGATGttcccttcaggaagtccagggtccagttgcagaagaagatgttcagtcccagggtgctaagcttggtgacgagcttggaggtgataatggtgttgaacgttgagcttcagtcaatgaacagcattctcacgtagttGTTGCTCTTATCTAGTtgtgtgagggcagtgtggagtgcaattcaGATTGGGTCGTCTatagatctgttggggcggtatgaaaattggagtgggtctagggtgtctgggatgatggagttgatgtgtgccataaccagcctctcaaagcacttcatgaaatATAGGCTAGGGTGTGTGGAGGCAGCTGGATATCCAGATATTACATCACGCAGAGGATGTTCAAAATAGAAGGATCACAGCATGTCTAACTGACATCCATGCTTTCATATAATACATTCTAAAAATGAGGGTTGTTCTAAGGTCCTCAATGTTTTTTTTGAAGAACCTTAGGGTTCTTGGCATTGAAACTGGCTGTGGATACGCAGAACATCAACACGCCAGAGGAtatacccattggacttggggttCTGCTGGGAGTTTACAACATATTTGGATTTTTAAAATTCTGCTTCGCCACTAAAATCTTAATAAACACTGAGAACTAACATATTGTGTTATTGATGTAATTGTTATGCGTATTgctattattaataataataataattacatggGAGGGGGGGGTAGCTCAAAAATGAACCCCAAAGGTTCTTTGAGGATCCATTAAAAGGGGGTGCTTTGAAGAACTTATAGGGGTTCCtccacagtttcaatttgaagaacaTCTAAAGGAATCTCCAGGAACCTTTTGTTTTTAGAGTGTAGCCGTAACTTTGAACCTATCCGACACTGGAACTGGATGGGAGGCACACTAttgtagtcagtcagtggaggctgcttagggaaggacagctcataataatgtctggaatggctgagcaaatggaatggcatccaaccatgtgtttgatgtgtttattCCTTTCCACGGATTCCGCTCCAGCctttaccacgagcccgtcctccccaaggtgccaccaacctcctgtgtagTCAGTAGGCTACTTGTGGCTTCTTACATTACATTTTGGAAGGAGCATGCAATGCTGAAGAGAACTTCTTTAGCCCATATCTAATTAATGTCAAGAGGACCTACATTGGGAGGATATACAAGAAATTGCTGATAACAGCAAGATTATATACGGTAGGTGTACCTCAATTCCTCCACAAAGTGGAGAGCAGACTAGAGTTTTTAAATGAACCTCCAACTCCTTCGATTCGCTATGCGTCGATACTCAACTTCTACGGGATTGGTGTCCTTTCCACAGGACTGTTGAGCTAACGTAAGCTAatacgattagcatgaggttgtaagtaacaagaaaatttcccaggacatagacatatctgatattgaaattcttgttaatctaactgcactgtccaatttacagtagctattacagtgaacgAATATAATACTATTGTTTGAGAAGAGtacacagttttgaacatgaaaagttattaataaacaatatTTGGgccagtcttgatacaacattttgaacgtTGAAAGGTTGAACGTTGAAAACATTTCCCAAATCTTAACATAAACCACCAGAATTGGTTTATAAACTCAATAAATTAAGTAATAACTTTAAGAAGATGTACCTGCTGAATTCAAAGATACAACACTAGACTAAACTTCACTTGCGTCATCTTTGTGGTTTTGAGAGATAAACATGGTAATGCTTTCACTTATTGCACATAAAGGAACAAAGTTCCCACATGATAGAGTGCTTGCTTTGTTATCCAACTGAtctcctttctgtcatcctgTGAACCCCATTCATTGCTGCTCGCAGCTATATTTTGATTTGCATTTTGTGTTGACTTGTTCATCCAACTACTGAATGTTGAGATGCTCCATTTTGGTATTCCTGAACATAACTTTCCATTGGTTTGGCATTTTATTATGGTAATGAATGACAAACAATATTTAATACTGAAATAGAGTATGTAAAACGTTTTTCTTGCCTGCAGGGATATTTGGCCAGAGTTTAGAGGACACAGTCCAGTATGAAAAGAAATTTGGCCATCGCCTGGCACCTCTTCTGGTGGAGCAGTGTGTGGACTTCATAAGGGAACGAGGTCTGGATGAGGAGGGTCTCTTTCGGATGTCAGGGCAGACTAACCTGGTAAAGGATCTACAGGAAGCCTTTGACTGTGGGGATAAGCCTCTATTTGACAGGTAGATGAAAGGTCATCTACATTTCCTGTTATTGAATACAAAATAAATGCTGATTCGTTCAGCCGAAAGTAGaagtggtggtagaggtagtggtggTCAATTATTGACGATAGCTGTGATAGTGTATACACAGTACGcctccatactgtatatcctACGCTAAATCCTTCCACTACAATACTGTAGGCCACTAGGACTTTAGCATTTGGATATTGTTATTCATAGTTAGTAAGGCAACTTTAACCATTTCGTGCCCCGTTGCAGTAACACTGACGTCCACACGGTGGCGTCCCTGCTGAAGCTCTACCTCCGTGAACTGCCTGAGCCTGTCGTCCCTTTCTCCAAGTATGAGGACTTCCTCGCCTGTGCTCAGCTGCTGGCCAAAGACGCGGAGGTGGTAAGAAACACTTCTCTACACTAGTTCTTGTCATGTTAGTACTCACACTATGACTGAAGCCAAAGAGCCAAACTGCTCTGTCATTGGATAAAAAACAGTGTTCAAGTACATTATGTCTGTGTGAAGAAACATGAGCTGTTGAGATACTGTATGTCATTCTCAGGTTCTCGTCTTATCTTCTTAGGGTGTACAAGAGCTGGGAAAGCAAGTGAGCAATCTTCCTCCAGCCAACTACAATCTCCTGAAGTACATATGCAAGTATGTCGACAAACATCCAACTCCCGTCCTTAGAAGATCACAGTTATCTTGTTTTATCACAGTCACATTTTCATATCTTTCTAATTATGTTCCGCTGTGCCGTGCCTTTCTTTAAAGGTTTCTTGATGAGGTCCAGTCTCACGCAATCAAAAACAAGATGAGTGTACAGAACCTGGCCACTGTATTTGGACCAAACATCCTCCGGCCTAAAATGGAGGACCCAGTGGTAATTATGGAAGGTACGAACACTCATTCATTTTATATCCTACTGATGTTAACAGGCACTGTATTAATCATCTGAGACTTTCCTGATATTTTTTCATTCAAATGGTTGGGAAGTAGGATGCAGAGTAGATACGGTACATCAGTTTATGGAAAGTAGAGAACCGAAACACTTTACTATTGCATGCTATCTATTCATGACTCATCTACTCTATGTCCGGTTCACAAAACATATACTAATCCAAAGTAGaacagtattgtacagtatggTTCCTTATACCTTTTTATTGTTTCCTGTAAAGGGACCTCCCTAGTCCAGAGCCTCATGACCGTACTGATCAGTGAGCATAAACGTCTGTATTCGGGGAGGGGGGAACTGGAGGTCCCTGTTCCCCAGTCAGAGGTGACCCTCCAAGGCCAACAGCTCCAGCAGCACAGCATCGGTGGCTGGATTTCTGAGGAGGACCTCCAGAGCTGTCCCACCAACCCCAATGAGGACCTCGcctgcagcagcgcctcttctcTGGATGCTAAACTCTGTGCCGCCACCACCCCTCCACTCAGACTCGCTCCTTCAGGGAAGGGGGAGACGGTGGTCAGCCCCAGCAAGCAGACCAAGAATGTTCCCTCCTGGAAGTACTCCTTCAAGGGCTCCTCCACGCCGCGGCCCCCTCCTCAGGCCAAGCCGGCTGTTTGCGCGGCTGACGTGGGCCCGTCCTATAGTGGAAACTGGCTGATGAACGGGCTGTCCTCTCTGAGGAGCCACAGGCGCACCGCCTCGGGGGAGCGTGTCAGGGACTCCACCAGCTCTTCCCAGAGACTGTCCACCTATGACAACGTCACCTCTTCCTCCAGCATGGGCAGTGTCCCTAGCGTAGCCAGCACGCCATGGTCCACCTCCTCCTGTGAAATTGCCGCACCTGACTCAGGCAGCGAGCCCTCAGGGCCTAACTGTGGTAACGGGAAGGGTCCAGGGGAGTGCCAGTGGCAGGAGCTAGCCTTACCCCAGCACCAGGGCCAGATGGGAGgccgggaggaggagagagttggagataGGGTCTCAGAGCAAGAACATGACAGTAGTGAAGCCATGGAGCTGTGTGTTAGCAGTGCAGGCTGCAGTGACAATGGGAACACCATAGCCAATATATTGGTGCCGTCCATCTTGATGCCGGAAGACCTTGACGGAGGCTCCAAAGTACTTACCAGCCTGGTGGAGGGTCTGAAGGACGAGCTGAGGAAACAGAAGGTGGCCTATGAGACCATCATCGAAAAGTAAGTCTGCAGGCTACAAATCAGTCAACAATCTTACTCGGGTTACTTGCAGGTATTGAGGAGAGCCGGCTCTACAGTTGTGTAAATCAACCTACGTATGTACCCCCTGCAGGCTGGAGGAGTCGAGTGCTGCTCTGTGCTCTCAGATGGAGCGCCTGGAGCAGGAGAtggagcaggagaggaagaagcagcGCATGCTGGAGATCAAGCTCCGCAACTCAGACCGAGGCCGTCACGATGCAGAGAACAGGAACCGGCTCCTGGAGAGGGAAATGGAGGACTTCTTCTCCACTCTGGGAGACCTGACTCTGGGAACAAGGACCAGCAACATTTAATAGCCCTGGTCATAGACTTCTATAGTCTCTTCCCGCAGCCGAGTGCCATGAGTCTGGCAAGGGAGACTAAGAGGTACATAGACTCAATGAATAGTAATGCATGTTGTCCAACGCAGGCAGCTGCATCTCTATCTTTCCTCAGGCCTCTAAGTGTGCCTATGACTACCATGAGTATCTATCTGGTGACAAAGCCTCGGTCCTTGGTTTTACTCTGGTCAACTCTGTCCGTATACCTTTAATGTAAAACAAAAGGGGTCAACTACTATCATTATGACTGTACAATAATCACGGCTTTGTTAGTCATATGCTGCCTACTACAGTACACAATGTGCAAATACAACCATACCAAATACTCTGCTTATAAGGTCCCGTGTTGAAGCCGCCATGACGGTTTGGGGCACATGAAGCTGACCACTGCCCTCAAAGAAACCATTCAAAGGTATACCGGCTGTGCCTTCAGGGACTTTtagaatttaaaaaagaaaacgGTGTGTGCTTGTCCAAATGGTTCATGTATTGCTCAACCTTAATTTATCACTACTATCCCCAGAGTTACTTGCAGTAAGGTGCCAATAGTTCATTGAATGAACGTTGTTGAAACAGAATGTACTGTATGCTTCAGTGAATGTAATGTGCTGTTGATCAAGCCAGCTCTGTAAATTGAGTGTGAATTCATTATCAAAACATTGATATAGATTTGAACGCATAACAATTATATACATTCCCCCAGATAATTCTTATGCGAGCGTTGCATGTGGTGAAACTGTTGCTAGAAACTGTTGCTACTGTTTAAACATGTCTGGAGGCCTGAACACGAAACATGATCTGGTTCCTGAAGTCCCCTATAATCGTGTTTTAATATTGTGACAATGTGTATTCGTTTCAAGGCAATGTGACTGTATTTTTTGTGTTCTTTTTGCATTTCATACAAGAATCACGTGACTAATGTTATCTGATGACCCCTTTCGTGTGCTGTTCCTATGCTTACGTTTACAAGGTGGTGTTCTGGAAGACTTGGACTGATTTAGTTAGACAAGAGTCTATTGTTTATATTCTCCTCAAACGTAAACTTAGGTGAAATATTTATAGTCTTTGATTAAGATTTGAAGGTGCTTATTTATTATGAATCTACACACTTGTAATGAATGGAATTATGGCAATATGAGCAAATAAAGATGACCGTTGTGTCATTTTGTGAGTGATGCTGTATGGGTCAGCATGCTTATGTTCAGTTCATCTTACACTTAGCACTTGGTGTGTACTCATTGCACCACCAAATTATACAAAATCTCAAGATCATGTACAAAAACAACCTGCAAATGCATGACTCAAATTGTGTTTATTTTACTTGCagtacatattttttattttttttatttttttggggggggggtgggtgTCATCAGATCGCAGTGCATTTATTCGAGTAGTGCACTGTTCATTGGCTGTGGTCCAAGACACACAGAGCCAAGAATTCTTAACTACTTGCATGGCTGGCTTCACGAGCAAACATAACAAACCAGCACCATACATATGACTTTGTTTTTAGGTATTACTTATCTTTTTAAAACTTTTATTTACCATTATTTGGCCTTACCGATCAAAATGTATTGGCCACGTATGATGTacgcccctctctctgctccctctggcCACAGATTGGACTGCTATAGGACCGATTACGTAACATGACTAGATTAAAGTCATAGAGAATCATCCTAATTCATCAACAAAAAAGGAAAACATGGATTGACAGTACCAAACATTTCTCTACCTTCAGAAACATACAAACTAACATGGGCTAGACCCATCACTTAGTTTACTCCTAGCACATTTTGCGGAAGGTATTGCACAtgaactgtaaaaaaaaaaaagtttttttttttttaaaggaaatgtACATAAACAATTATCTTTACTTCTAGGTGAAGTATTCATAATGTACAAAACTAGAAGTTTCCTAACATTGACAATAGTACactttcaaaataaataaataacggaATCTGTATTCACATGTCTTCGATAGCTAATCATGTGGGCAACTAAGTATCCAAGAACTTATTGAAATTTAGTGAGGTAGTTCATCAAAGCCTACTTTAAAATCATGATGATACTTTTTTTTCTCCCCCAAGAGATGTGATACAAAATCAAAAGAAAGTCTACAAATTCCAAATGTATCCCCAATAATGCTGGGCTAACAAAATTAAGACCACTTCAaagtaacaaaataaaaaaatatctcgTCTTGATgaattatgttattgtgttataaCACAGCTTCTATAATAGTGGATAGATCTCATTGGCTGTTATTCTGTTTCCCCTTCCACAACACGGCCATGTTGCCAAATAATCCATGAGGTTACATTTTACATTGTGAAATGACTCTATTTAGGACAGGAATTATTCAACACCACCACATAACATCTACACTGCCACAGCCATAGTTACCATTCAGCGCAAATACATTTGGTTTAATATAAAACCGAGGAAATTAGGCAAAAGAAATCTTCCCTTCCAAAATCATCAAGCACATTCTCATTATGCAAAGTAAAGCCGCAAACCGCACATGCCTACCAGTGATTGTTATATTTTTTTCAACATTTAAAAAATTACTTTGATGAAAGACCTACCTAAAACTGCCCCTTTCTGAAACTATTTCAAATGTATATTATGTGCTAAAATATTCTAAAGCATACATCATCCGCTTGACAGAATGTAGTCTCCAACTTCAGGGTCATACCGATGCCGTAgaaaaatatacagtgcattttttTTTATAACGGCCTCAAAATGTGATTGACTTATTCGTGGAAACTACTATAGTCCTTATATCACAAAACCATTAATGACCTACAGTATACACACCATGACGACTACTCCTCTCCCTAGATACTCAGGAATGAACGATTGACAAACTACAGGCACTTTTCCCTTTTAAAAGCAAAAtcatttgaaaaaaaaatacaCTGGAGGGACACTATTATTGCATACAGTTCAGAATCATTGACTACCTTGGATTTCGTGGTGGTTCAGTAATTATTTTGTGAAGTACTGTACTAAGCTTAGTGTGAAATAGATTTAGTGCACACATGCATACACCTTCTGCAAAGGGCTTAGCCAATACCTTCTCTGAGACTCATCTTATTACACTCATCATTTTCCCAATCTGAAATGTTCAATATGCAGCACGTTGGC
This genomic window from Oncorhynchus gorbuscha isolate QuinsamMale2020 ecotype Even-year linkage group LG07, OgorEven_v1.0, whole genome shotgun sequence contains:
- the LOC124039985 gene encoding rho GTPase-activating protein 22-like isoform X2; this translates as MGMRLACCKPTRLKQEHLQGGTGGEKDRATISHEAILLLANSQSDMDDWVKAIRRVIWAPFGGGIFGQSLEDTVQYEKKFGHRLAPLLVEQCVDFIRERGLDEEGLFRMSGQTNLVKDLQEAFDCGDKPLFDSNTDVHTVASLLKLYLRELPEPVVPFSKYEDFLACAQLLAKDAEVGVQELGKQVSNLPPANYNLLKYICKFLDEVQSHAIKNKMSVQNLATVFGPNILRPKMEDPVVIMEGTSLVQSLMTVLISEHKRLYSGRGELEVPVPQSEVTLQGQQLQQHSIGGWISEEDLQSCPTNPNEDLACSSASSLDAKLCAATTPPLRLAPSGKGETVVSPSKQTKNVPSWKYSFKGSSTPRPPPQAKPAVCAADVGPSYSGNWLMNGLSSLRSHRRTASGERVRDSTSSSQRLSTYDNVTSSSSMGSVPSVASTPWSTSSCEIAAPDSGSEPSGPNCGNGKGPGECQWQELALPQHQGQMGGREEERVGDRVSEQEHDSSEAMELCVSSAGCSDNGNTIANILVPSILMPEDLDGGSKVLTSLVEGLKDELRKQKVAYETIIEKLEESSAALCSQMERLEQEMEQERKKQRMLEIKLRNSDRGRHDAENRNRLLEREMEDFFSTLGDLTLGTRTSNI
- the LOC124039985 gene encoding rho GTPase-activating protein 22-like isoform X1, with amino-acid sequence MTAMLSPKIRQTKRARSKSMVMGDVSRGPCRPSSPSLQEGALKAGWLKKQRSIMKNWQVKWFVLRSDQLYFYKDEEETKPQGCIPLQGCQVNELTANPEEPGRHLFEIVPGGTGGEKDRATISHEAILLLANSQSDMDDWVKAIRRVIWAPFGGGIFGQSLEDTVQYEKKFGHRLAPLLVEQCVDFIRERGLDEEGLFRMSGQTNLVKDLQEAFDCGDKPLFDSNTDVHTVASLLKLYLRELPEPVVPFSKYEDFLACAQLLAKDAEVGVQELGKQVSNLPPANYNLLKYICKFLDEVQSHAIKNKMSVQNLATVFGPNILRPKMEDPVVIMEGTSLVQSLMTVLISEHKRLYSGRGELEVPVPQSEVTLQGQQLQQHSIGGWISEEDLQSCPTNPNEDLACSSASSLDAKLCAATTPPLRLAPSGKGETVVSPSKQTKNVPSWKYSFKGSSTPRPPPQAKPAVCAADVGPSYSGNWLMNGLSSLRSHRRTASGERVRDSTSSSQRLSTYDNVTSSSSMGSVPSVASTPWSTSSCEIAAPDSGSEPSGPNCGNGKGPGECQWQELALPQHQGQMGGREEERVGDRVSEQEHDSSEAMELCVSSAGCSDNGNTIANILVPSILMPEDLDGGSKVLTSLVEGLKDELRKQKVAYETIIEKLEESSAALCSQMERLEQEMEQERKKQRMLEIKLRNSDRGRHDAENRNRLLEREMEDFFSTLGDLTLGTRTSNI